The following proteins are encoded in a genomic region of Diabrotica virgifera virgifera chromosome 1, PGI_DIABVI_V3a:
- the LOC126878800 gene encoding uncharacterized protein LOC126878800, producing MKKVVMNLRKIIGSGHSWRNACYKLSSVLFTKELLTHFSWTGVSRTKNTKLPFQKLHNILGIFYHVVKYCDGSFNYAHRETFFRDGILKHANTRLNPKKKNDKENNPDQENIRRGRDDILIEDIIICNVDVNPVEEELMGDDGEQQEEEN from the exons ATGAAGAAAGTTGTGATGAACCTTAGAAAAATTATTGGTTCGGGACATTCCTGGCGGAATGCCTGCTATAAGCTTTCATCAGTACTATTTACTAA GGAACTGTTAACACATTTTTCATGGACGGGAGTAAGCCGCACCAAAAACACAAAGCTGCCCTTTCAGAAACTGCATAATATACTTG GAATTTTTTATCATGTCGTAAAATATTGTGATGGATCATTTAATTATGCTCATCGAGAAACTTTCTTTCGTGATGGCATACTGAAACATGCAAATACCAGACTAaatccaaaaaagaaaaatgataaaG AAAATAATCCAGATCAGGAAAATATTCGAAGAGGTAGAGATGATATCCTTATTGAGGACATTATTATCTGCAATGTTGATGTTAATCCTGTGGAGGAAGAATTGATGGGCGATGATGGagaacaacaagaagaagaaaactga